One Pseudomonas entomophila genomic window carries:
- a CDS encoding S66 peptidase family protein encodes MNCVETVESLLPKALPDNACFAIVAPAGPARVDADKARQWFERRGYRCRLYPGVSQADGYLAGSDQQRLQDLHDAFRDPDVDAILCMRGGYGSMRLLDALDFELIRRHPKPLIGYSDITALHTAINRYSGLVTFHGAMLNADLLGGKLEPTVDSLLEQLCGRLEAGDAIGHPAAFPLTTVVPGVASGRLVGGNLSMLGATMGTLAEIDIRDGILFIEDVNEPLYRVDRLLTQLRLAGRLEGVRGVLVGDFAGITVASLTPLLLDIFGPLGVPVLAGWRSGHCDPNVCLPLGARVRLDAGQQRVVLEQGLFKA; translated from the coding sequence ATGAATTGTGTGGAGACCGTTGAATCCCTGTTGCCCAAGGCATTGCCCGACAATGCCTGTTTCGCCATCGTCGCGCCGGCGGGGCCGGCGCGGGTGGACGCCGACAAGGCACGCCAGTGGTTCGAACGGCGGGGCTACCGCTGCCGTCTCTATCCCGGGGTAAGCCAGGCGGATGGTTACCTGGCGGGCAGCGACCAGCAGCGCCTCCAGGACCTGCACGATGCCTTTCGCGATCCCGACGTCGACGCCATCCTCTGCATGCGTGGCGGCTATGGCAGCATGCGCCTGCTCGATGCCCTCGATTTCGAGTTGATTCGCCGCCATCCCAAGCCGCTGATCGGCTATAGCGATATCACTGCCTTGCATACGGCCATCAACCGGTATTCGGGCCTGGTTACCTTCCACGGGGCGATGCTCAACGCCGACTTGCTGGGTGGGAAGCTCGAGCCTACCGTCGATTCGTTGCTTGAGCAGCTGTGCGGACGCCTGGAGGCAGGCGATGCGATTGGCCACCCGGCAGCCTTCCCGCTCACCACGGTGGTGCCTGGAGTGGCCTCCGGGCGCCTGGTGGGGGGCAACCTGTCGATGCTGGGTGCCACGATGGGCACGCTGGCGGAAATCGATATCCGGGACGGCATCCTGTTCATCGAGGACGTCAACGAGCCGCTTTACCGGGTGGACCGCCTGCTGACCCAGCTGCGCCTGGCAGGCAGGCTGGAGGGCGTGCGAGGTGTGTTGGTAGGCGACTTCGCGGGAATTACGGTCGCATCATTGACGCCGTTGCTGCTGGATATCTTCGGGCCGCTTGGGGTACCGGTGCTGGCGGGGTGGCGCAGTGGGCATTGTGATCCGAATGTGTGCCTGCCGCTGGGGGCGAGGGTGCGGCTGGATGCCGGCCAGCAGAGGGTGGTGCTGGAGCAGGGATTGTTCAAGGCTTGA
- the lipA gene encoding lipoyl synthase — protein sequence MTTVQEAVPNLIPTQDVTPRPAPKKVEAGVKLRGAEKVARIPVKIIPTEELPKKPDWIRVRIPVSPEVDRIKQLLRKHKLHSVCEEASCPNLGECFSGGTATFMIMGDICTRRCPFCDVGHGRPKPLDLDEPKNLAIAIADLRLKYVVITSVDRDDLRDGGAQHFADCIREIRALSPGVQLETLVPDYRGRMDVALEITAQTPPDVFNHNLETVPRLYKAARPGSDYDWSLDLLQKFKQMVPHVPTKSGLMLGLGETDEEVIEVMHRMREHDIDMLTLGQYLQPSRNHLPVQRFVHPDTFAWFAEEGYKMGFKNVASGPLVRSSYHADQQAHKAKIKL from the coding sequence ATGACAACTGTGCAAGAAGCCGTGCCGAACCTGATCCCGACGCAAGACGTCACCCCCCGCCCCGCCCCGAAGAAAGTCGAGGCCGGCGTGAAGCTGCGCGGCGCCGAGAAGGTGGCGCGTATCCCGGTGAAGATCATCCCCACCGAAGAACTCCCGAAAAAACCTGACTGGATTCGCGTGCGCATCCCGGTTTCGCCGGAAGTCGACCGTATCAAGCAACTGCTGCGCAAGCACAAGCTACACAGCGTCTGCGAGGAGGCCTCCTGCCCGAACCTGGGCGAGTGCTTCTCCGGCGGTACCGCCACGTTCATGATCATGGGCGACATCTGCACCCGTCGCTGCCCGTTCTGCGACGTTGGCCACGGCCGACCAAAGCCGCTGGACCTGGATGAACCGAAAAACCTGGCCATCGCCATCGCCGACCTGCGCCTGAAGTACGTGGTGATCACTTCGGTGGACCGCGATGACCTGCGTGACGGTGGCGCCCAGCACTTCGCCGACTGCATCCGCGAGATCCGCGCGCTGTCGCCGGGCGTGCAGCTGGAGACCCTGGTCCCGGACTACCGCGGGCGCATGGACGTGGCGCTGGAGATCACCGCGCAGACCCCGCCGGACGTGTTCAACCACAACCTCGAGACCGTGCCGCGCCTGTACAAGGCCGCGCGTCCGGGTTCGGACTACGACTGGTCGCTGGACCTGCTGCAGAAGTTCAAGCAGATGGTCCCGCACGTACCGACCAAGTCCGGCCTGATGCTGGGCCTGGGCGAGACCGACGAGGAAGTCATCGAGGTCATGCACCGCATGCGTGAACACGACATCGACATGCTGACCCTGGGCCAGTACCTGCAACCGTCGCGCAACCACCTGCCGGTACAGCGCTTCGTCCACCCGGACACCTTTGCCTGGTTCGCCGAGGAAGGCTACAAGATGGGCTTCAAGAACGTCGCCTCCGGCCCGCTGGTGCGTTCGTCGTACCACGCCGACCAGCAGGCCCACAAAGCCAAGATCAAGCTCTGA
- the lipB gene encoding lipoyl(octanoyl) transferase LipB: MPGVLGFRDLGLQPYEPVLEAMRRFTEQRGPDSQDEIWLVEHPAVFTQGQAGKAEHLLIPGEIPVVQTDRGGQVTYHGPGQLVAYLLLDVRRLSIGVRELVSRIEQTLIDLLASYGVQAVAKPDAPGVYVDGAKIASLGLRIRNGRSFHGLALNVDMDLAPFRRINPCGYAGLAMTQLRDLAGPIELDEVRTRLRGQLVRHLDYAEQTTLTGGID; the protein is encoded by the coding sequence ATGCCCGGCGTTCTCGGTTTTCGCGATCTTGGCCTGCAGCCCTATGAACCGGTGCTGGAGGCCATGCGTCGCTTTACCGAGCAACGTGGCCCCGACAGCCAGGACGAAATCTGGCTGGTGGAGCACCCTGCGGTCTTCACCCAGGGGCAGGCCGGCAAGGCCGAGCACCTGCTGATCCCGGGCGAGATCCCGGTGGTGCAGACCGACCGCGGCGGCCAGGTCACTTATCATGGCCCTGGCCAGCTGGTGGCTTACCTGCTGCTGGACGTGCGCCGCCTGAGCATTGGCGTGCGCGAACTGGTCAGCCGCATCGAGCAGACCCTGATCGACCTGCTCGCCAGCTACGGCGTGCAGGCCGTGGCCAAGCCCGATGCCCCTGGCGTCTATGTCGATGGCGCGAAGATCGCGTCCCTTGGCCTTCGAATTCGCAACGGCCGTTCCTTCCACGGCCTTGCCCTGAACGTGGACATGGACCTTGCGCCATTCCGCCGAATCAACCCCTGTGGGTATGCGGGGCTGGCCATGACCCAGCTGCGCGACCTGGCAGGCCCGATCGAACTCGACGAGGTCAGGACAAGGCTGCGCGGACAGCTGGTCAGGCACCTCGACTATGCTGAGCAGACGACCCTGACGGGCGGAATCGACTGA